The Halobacterium hubeiense genome contains the following window.
GCCCGACCACGTACACCTGTTCATCGGGAGTCCACCGAAGAACGCCCCGTCACTCATCGTCAACTGGGTCAAGGGCATCTCGGCGCGGAAGTATAACCAGCGATACGACGACCGCGTGAAGTGGACTCGTTCGTACTACGTCGGTACGGCGGGTAGTTCCTCGAAGGGCGCTGTCGAACAGTACATCGCTGAACAGGAAGGTGGTGACGAATGAAGCGCGTCAACACCTTCGAGGTCGTGCCACAGACCGAGAACGACAAAGAGTGCCTTCTACGGCTACTCGACGCCTCCGCCTCCCTGTGGAACGAACTCACCTACGAACGCCGTCAGAACTACTTCGGTGACGGCGACGTGTGGGACACCTCCGAGTACCGAGGACGCTACAACGGTGTCGTCGGAAGCGCGACCGTTCAACAGGTCACGCGCAAGAACAGCGAAGCGTGGCGGTCGTTCTTCGCGCTCAAAGAGAACGGAGAGCATGCGAACCCACCGTCGTACTGGGGCAACGAGGAGGATGGACGAGAACTCCGTAC
Protein-coding sequences here:
- the tnpA gene encoding IS200/IS605-like element ISHhu1 family transposase; translation: MVKSTRHAKYELYYHIVFVPKYRRSPLTGKTKDRLETIFTEICEDKDLELAESEVMPDHVHLFIGSPPKNAPSLIVNWVKGISARKYNQRYDDRVKWTRSYYVGTAGSSSKGAVEQYIAEQEGGDE